The DNA window TGGCGGCGGGGACAGTGGTGAGGTCTGTCCATACCTCAGGATTGGCTGGCCTTTTCAGCCAATTTTTGAAAAAGAACATGAAAATTTGCCAAACTACAGATACCTTATCATGATCGCTGTCCTCCGCCGGCACCTTTGCCGCACCGGCGCAGCAAACTGCAAAATTCTTTCGCAGCGCTGCGAGATTTTTTAGCAGCGCGATTACAAATCGTGTACTCCGCATTACGGTTTGGTGAGGGTTGGGAGGAACGAAAAAAAATTGCGCGGAACAGCTAACATTCCATGCAATACGAAACAACCATGTTTCTCCGCAAGGATAGGCTAGCAGAGGTATTTTATGCGACGATGCGCAAATTCAACAAGTCGTCTTGTTCGGGATGCCGGTAAGGCACACCTCCTCGTCTTGTCATTCCGCAGGAATCCGGTAAGGCATACATCTTTATCGTGTCATTTAAAGGAATCCTGTGACGTACTCGGTGCATTTCGTAAATGCTTCACAAGGCGCATCTCACCGTCTTGTCATTCAGCAGGAATCCTGTGACGAACTCGGAGCATTCCGTAAATACTTCACAAGTTCCCTGCGGGATGACAACGCTTGGAGAGCCGTCATATGGCCTTGTCATTCAGCAGGAACCTTGTGACGTACTCGGCGCTTGGGCGCACTTCCAAAAGGTTGGTGCAGTAAATATGTCATCCTTACAGGGTTTTATCCTGTTCTTTTTGGTTATCTTTCTATAATCACGTCATCCCTTCGGGATTCTCGGTTCGGAAAATCCCGAAGGGATGACATGACTATAGTCATTTGGCATTTTTTCTTCATGAAACCACGAAGTGGTGACATAATTTCACGGCTCAATGAAAGGGCAATTTTGAACACCAACTTTTGGGAATTGCTCCCTCGGCGCTTTCATAAATGCTTCAGAAGTTCCTTTCTGGATAACACCGCTGGCGGCCGGCAAAATCCTTCCTGATTTTTTACGATGGTTGTCATTCGTCAATGCTCAACGGCCCGCCGCACACAACTCCGCGAGGAGTAGAATATTTATAGACGCGGTGCACGCGAACGGCCCTCAACGCCGACGGCGTGACATATAGATTTCATCGACGTGGCTCAAGCTTAATCGTGAAAACAAAATCTACCACTCCTGTCGGAGTTTGTAGAGGCGGCGTGCGCACATGACTATAATCATCTCACTCCTTTGGAGTTACCAGCAAGCTCTCATACATATTTTCTTGTGCATCATCCAATGGGCCGATTGGCACCCTCATCAAACCCGCACGCATCACGGATTCTGTCAGACTTTGTGCAAAATTCAGGTGGCAAAATAGTCACTATTCAATCACCGCCCGGGCGCTTTGCTTATTGGATAGAGGGATACAAGCATTGAAGAGTCGATTCATCATCAATAATTTACAGCGCCCGGGCGGTAGTTTTTAACGGACGAAGCCGTGACGAAAAACTTAAAAGGGAGGCTTTGATTTCGCCTTGATTTATATTACATCATATCGGGCACAATACCAGAGGGGCAAAAAACTAATTAAGGAGCATTCGCGGTGACGCTATCCGTTATTATCCCTGTTTATAACGAGAAACAGACCATCCGGCAGATTATCGCGCGGGTCATGAACGTGCCATGTGCCAAACAAGTCATTGTGGTTGACGATGGTTCAACCGATGGCACACGAGAAATATTGGAGCAACTGGGGCAATCAAAAAATCTTATTTGTTTATTTCATGCACGCAATCAAGGCAAGGGCCAAGCCATCAAGACAGCGTTATCGGCAGTGCAAGGCGATGTCATTGTCATTCAAGATGCTGATTTGGAATATCATCCGGAAGACTACCCCCAAGCGCTTGCACTAATCGAAGCTGGTTGGGCAGATGCCGTCTATGGCTCGCGGTTTCTGGGGCCGCATCGGGTGTTTTTATTTTGGCATTATATGGGCAACAAATTGCTTACGTTTTTGGCCAACGTTATCACCTCGGGCATTTTGACCGATATGGAAACCGGTTTCAAGGTTATCCGCGCGGATGCTTTCAAAGCGCTCGACATCCAATCCTACACCTTCGATTTCGAAGTCGAGGTAACGGTCAAACTCTTCCGCTATGGTTATCGTGTTTATGAGATTCCGATTACTTACACCGGGCGGGACTATGATGAAGGAAAAAAGATTACCTGGCGCGACGGCGTGCGCGCGCTGCGTGCGTTACTGAAGTGGAACCTGATTGTTCACAGCCGGCCGAGGCCGCCTTTGCCTGCTTTCGTCTCTACCAATAAAACTCAAACAGATGGCCTGGTTACTTTGCCTCCAACAATTGAATATTCGAGCCATCAGCAAGATAATACTCGTAGTCGGGAAACGC is part of the Cytophagia bacterium CHB2 genome and encodes:
- a CDS encoding glycosyltransferase family 2 protein, translating into MTLSVIIPVYNEKQTIRQIIARVMNVPCAKQVIVVDDGSTDGTREILEQLGQSKNLICLFHARNQGKGQAIKTALSAVQGDVIVIQDADLEYHPEDYPQALALIEAGWADAVYGSRFLGPHRVFLFWHYMGNKLLTFLANVITSGILTDMETGFKVIRADAFKALDIQSYTFDFEVEVTVKLFRYGYRVYEIPITYTGRDYDEGKKITWRDGVRALRALLKWNLIVHSRPRPPLPAFVSTNKTQTDGLVTLPPTIEYSSHQQDNTRSRETLT